In the Lytechinus variegatus isolate NC3 chromosome 17, Lvar_3.0, whole genome shotgun sequence genome, ACGTCAAGGGGTTGAGTGATGTGAGAAGTGTGTGCTGGCAGCACAAAGAGAATGACCTGGTTTGCCCTGGCGAAGTCAATGACCGTGGTGCTGATATGAGAGGTGTGGCCATCGTACATGAGCAAGACATATTCACCATCTTCTCTTGGAGGCAGGGATGGCACAAAGTGCTCCGTCAGGAACTTGGAGAAGACGGCTCCGTTACTCCAACCTGTCTCCGTAAGTGTCATCTTTGACCCGGGTAGTGCACCATCCATCAACTCTGGCATCATCCTCTTGCCCTTGAATACGTAGTATGGAGGAAGAGCCCTACCAGCTGCATTACCACAAGCCAGGACAGTGGTAGTGGCAATCCGATGCGATGTTATAGCATTCGTTCTGGATCCTTGATCTCCACAAACAACTTTCGGCGGCTTATGCTCCGCATTGATGTTGGTTTCATCAACATTGTATATGTGGTATGGCTTGTCTCTGAGATCGTATCTATCCATGACCTGACGGAGTTCCTCAAAGTATGATGAAAGAACTGCAGCCGTCGTCGATTTTGCGCGACTCATCTGGAGCTTGCTAGGTGCCACAAGTCGAAGATCTGGCCATCGTTGCCTAAAGAGGCGGTACCAAGTGTCTGATAGCAGTCTTCCCTTGGCCTTTCCCTCTCTCCTTCCGAGTTCATCTGCCATATTGGTCGCTAGATGAATAACCTGTggaaaaaataagcaaaaattgCAAAGCATAAGAATAATGCAttcattttactttcaatttattcatacatCGCATATCTTTGATTAATCCATGGTTTAAAATATGATTGAAATAACACAAAACTAATAAATTACCTGGGTTTTAGTCAGGCCATAGCCATATGATGAGAGCTTGTGCAGATGCTCAACCAGAGCCCTCTCGTCCACCTGGGTCAAAATCGAACCCCTTCCAAGATCCATGCTTGATTTGGTTCTTCCCCGTAATCTGTCAAGTAATGTGGTCTTGGGGATTCCATACTTGAGCGCTGCCCTCCTTATGGAGACCCCTTTGTTGACCAAGGCCAGAGCTCTCTCAAAGTTTTGTCGAGGATAATTCCTTCGTCGGATACACTGGGGTTTTTCCtacagaaaaagaagaaaaaaacattgataaataatgaatattctGAGAGAAGTCTCTT is a window encoding:
- the LOC121431436 gene encoding uncharacterized protein LOC121431436 — its product is MDLGRGSILTQVDERALVEHLHKLSSYGYGLTKTQVIHLATNMADELGRREGKAKGRLLSDTWYRLFRQRWPDLRLVAPSKLQMSRAKSTTAAVLSSYFEELRQVMDRYDLRDKPYHIYNVDETNINAEHKPPKVVCGDQGSRTNAITSHRIATTTVLACGNAAGRALPPYYVFKGKRMMPELMDGALPGSKMTLTETGWSNGAVFSKFLTEHFVPSLPPREDGEYVLLMYDGHTSHISTTVIDFARANQVILFVLPAHTSHITQPLDVACFSAMKSAYNQECALYMQKNPGQVITRYEIAWLSLAAYLRALKEENLKAAFRKTGIFPLDPNAVKIGEVSKTSTLVTPTSSTTPSEEKHQIGPMGDMGEAQGWTNQTPSEADLFLSSRTPSPPEATQKKRAVSKKYYRASGVSITENNIFLKLIRADEERSKAKLSKGKEKKATSQAGPSSSAAASRRLFVNLPTSDDTDDEEDENPCCVCRRNTPPHPPQDHVEIFSWVACDRCTHWVHQKYCTGSSRKFGKDDVYMCPCH